The following are encoded in a window of Arthrobacter sp. NicSoilB4 genomic DNA:
- a CDS encoding protein kinase: MRPSSGITLGGRFQLTTRIAIGGMGEVWKAKDLILGRIVAIKVLKEEYTGDPGFLQRFRAEARHTALLNHVGIANVFDYGEEEGSAYLVMELVPGQPLSSIIEHEQVLSPDRTLSMIAQTARALSVAHAQGLVHRDIKPGNLLITPDGRVKVTDFGIARLADQVPLTQTGQVMGTAQYLAPEQATGQLATGASDIYALGVIGYECLTGHRPFSGESQIAIALAQVNDAPPPLPETLPKPVRALLMSMLAKDPKNRPADALKLSEAAEAIRNGDIPAAHAAVPGMLLFEQATGPITAPVDLPTAATGVISTADRTTSATSALPVVGAAGAGAAAGLAAGAAAASAYGARNTLSRADALAAERTWVQDEDDDYDEPVDEPERRGRSPWTWPLIALILLVLFSLVGVVLTQAGILFPETPASSATTSAPTTTQASPTSTSASPTSSSATPTKSTPAAINLVPESYLGRPYNEVRSELIGLGLGVTGAEVFDDSAPGTVINIDPAGRVQPGTTITVSYSKGPQSVTVPPLQSGASEAAVQQAIEGAGLRWAKGDAVDPTNKKEQPGTFVSSDPASGSKVPAGSLVTYHLAKAAAGASSSTPSPTGT, from the coding sequence GTGAGGCCTTCATCAGGAATCACCCTCGGCGGCAGGTTCCAGCTGACCACGCGTATTGCGATCGGCGGCATGGGAGAAGTCTGGAAAGCCAAAGACCTGATCCTTGGCCGCATCGTCGCCATCAAGGTGCTCAAGGAGGAGTACACCGGCGATCCCGGCTTCCTCCAGCGGTTCCGCGCCGAGGCACGCCACACCGCGCTCCTCAACCACGTGGGCATTGCCAACGTCTTTGACTACGGCGAGGAAGAAGGCTCCGCCTACCTCGTTATGGAGCTTGTCCCGGGCCAGCCGCTAAGCAGCATCATCGAACATGAGCAGGTGCTCTCCCCGGACCGCACCCTCTCCATGATCGCCCAGACGGCGCGCGCCCTTTCGGTGGCCCACGCCCAGGGCCTGGTCCACCGCGACATCAAGCCGGGCAACCTCCTGATCACCCCGGACGGCCGCGTCAAGGTCACGGACTTCGGCATCGCCCGCCTCGCTGACCAGGTCCCGCTCACCCAGACCGGGCAGGTCATGGGCACCGCCCAGTACCTGGCACCGGAGCAGGCCACCGGCCAGCTGGCTACCGGCGCCTCGGACATCTACGCCCTCGGCGTGATCGGGTACGAATGCCTCACCGGCCACCGCCCGTTCTCCGGTGAATCCCAGATCGCCATCGCGCTGGCCCAGGTCAACGATGCCCCGCCGCCGCTGCCGGAAACCCTGCCGAAGCCGGTCCGGGCCCTGCTGATGTCCATGCTGGCCAAGGATCCCAAGAACCGCCCGGCTGACGCGCTCAAACTCTCCGAGGCCGCCGAGGCGATCCGCAACGGTGACATCCCCGCAGCGCACGCCGCCGTTCCGGGCATGCTCCTCTTCGAGCAGGCAACCGGCCCTATCACCGCGCCCGTGGACCTGCCCACGGCCGCGACTGGAGTTATCAGCACTGCAGACCGCACGACGTCGGCCACGTCGGCTCTGCCAGTGGTGGGGGCCGCCGGCGCCGGCGCAGCGGCAGGGCTCGCTGCCGGAGCCGCGGCCGCCAGTGCCTACGGAGCCCGCAACACGCTCTCGCGCGCCGACGCCCTCGCCGCGGAACGCACTTGGGTCCAGGACGAGGACGACGACTACGACGAGCCCGTCGACGAGCCCGAACGCCGCGGCCGCAGCCCCTGGACCTGGCCCCTGATCGCCCTGATCCTGCTGGTGCTGTTCTCACTGGTGGGCGTGGTGCTGACCCAAGCCGGGATCCTGTTCCCGGAGACACCGGCGAGCAGTGCCACCACCAGCGCGCCGACCACCACCCAGGCGTCACCCACGTCCACGAGCGCCAGCCCCACGAGCAGCTCCGCGACCCCGACCAAGTCCACCCCTGCGGCCATCAATCTGGTTCCGGAAAGTTACTTGGGCCGGCCCTACAACGAGGTCCGCAGCGAACTGATCGGCCTTGGGTTGGGCGTCACCGGAGCGGAAGTCTTCGACGATTCCGCCCCCGGAACAGTTATTAACATCGACCCGGCCGGGCGGGTCCAGCCGGGCACGACCATTACCGTGTCGTACTCCAAGGGCCCGCAGTCCGTGACAGTCCCGCCACTGCAGTCCGGCGCAAGCGAAGCTGCCGTCCAGCAGGCCATCGAGGGTGCCGGTCTCCGCTGGGCCAAGGGCGACGCCGTCGACCCCACGAACAAAAAGGAGCAGCCGGGCACGTTCGTCAGCTCCGATCCCGCGTCCGGCAGCAAGGTGCCTGCCGGCTCCCTCGTGACTTACCACCTGGCCAAGGCCGCCGCAGGCGCTTCAAGCTCAACCCCGAGCCCAACGGGAACGTAG
- the pknB gene encoding Stk1 family PASTA domain-containing Ser/Thr kinase, with product MPNSPRTPSHREDRGPVNTQRVLSGRYELGELIGRGGMADVFRGIDTRLGRTVAVKLLRPDLARDPQFQARFKREAQAVAALNHPSIVAIYDTGDHAVPGDHEDTVRVPYIVMEFVAGKTIRDLIRAKDVSIDQAIDFTLGVLSALDYSHKAGIVHRDIKPANVMFCPDSNSVKVMDFGIARAMADSAATMTQTQAVVGTAQYLSPEQARGETVDARSDLYSAGCLLYEMLAGRPPFIGDSPVSVAYQHVREIPELASSLNPDVSEALDSVLMKALQKNRADRFQDAAAFRRALRAARSGVGVVPPAASEAATDPHNTVPTADSTPTAAFSVTGAKFLDETPTGRLRPPQDSLADDDALEAQGVAYDAADTGSLPLVLPPEREHTPRQKSRRRTWIAALVIVTVLVLAGGGLWLYNMMNQAPPPVAKVLVPSVTSLTESEALQKLYNAGLKPQLSRMQHETIAKGIAVGTVPATGSSLDPNSEITLNISEGPSVITIPADLPGRTEAAARDVLRQKGLAGAPGTTMANSATVPAGIVITTNPAPGQNVAAGSAVEIIVSTGKVAVPQLVSLPIAEAEAALKALGLGMNATEVENSQVEPGKVTGQADAADALVEQGKTVGVTVAKAPAPPPSPSPTPTPTPTPSKGAKEGGSLLGGFSR from the coding sequence ATGCCCAATTCACCCCGCACCCCATCACACCGGGAGGACCGCGGCCCCGTAAACACGCAGCGCGTCCTCAGTGGGCGTTATGAGCTGGGTGAGCTGATCGGCCGCGGCGGCATGGCCGACGTCTTCCGGGGCATCGACACCCGCCTCGGACGCACCGTGGCTGTCAAGCTGCTGCGTCCGGACCTGGCCAGGGACCCCCAGTTCCAGGCCAGGTTCAAGCGCGAGGCACAGGCGGTGGCCGCCCTCAACCATCCCTCGATCGTTGCCATCTATGACACCGGGGACCATGCCGTCCCCGGTGACCACGAGGACACGGTCCGGGTGCCGTACATCGTTATGGAGTTCGTTGCCGGGAAGACCATCCGGGACCTGATCAGGGCCAAGGACGTCAGCATTGACCAGGCCATCGACTTCACCCTGGGAGTGCTTTCCGCCCTGGATTACAGCCACAAGGCCGGGATCGTCCACCGCGACATCAAACCCGCCAATGTGATGTTCTGCCCGGATTCCAACAGCGTGAAGGTGATGGACTTCGGGATTGCCCGCGCCATGGCCGACTCCGCCGCGACCATGACGCAGACCCAGGCCGTAGTGGGGACCGCCCAGTATCTCTCACCGGAACAGGCGCGCGGCGAGACTGTGGACGCCCGGAGCGACCTGTACTCCGCCGGATGCCTGCTGTACGAGATGCTGGCCGGCCGGCCGCCGTTCATCGGCGACAGCCCCGTTTCCGTTGCCTACCAGCACGTGCGCGAAATCCCCGAACTGGCCAGCAGCTTGAATCCGGACGTCTCCGAGGCGCTGGACAGCGTGCTGATGAAGGCCCTGCAGAAGAACCGCGCGGACCGCTTCCAGGACGCCGCGGCCTTCCGCCGCGCCCTCCGGGCGGCGCGGAGCGGAGTCGGCGTCGTACCGCCGGCCGCGAGCGAAGCCGCCACCGACCCCCACAACACCGTTCCGACGGCGGACAGCACACCCACAGCCGCTTTCTCGGTCACCGGCGCCAAGTTCCTGGACGAGACGCCCACCGGCAGGCTCCGGCCGCCGCAGGATTCTTTGGCTGATGACGACGCCTTGGAGGCCCAGGGTGTTGCCTATGATGCGGCTGATACAGGCAGCCTGCCGCTGGTCCTGCCGCCCGAGCGCGAACACACGCCGCGCCAGAAGTCCCGACGTCGGACGTGGATCGCGGCACTGGTGATCGTCACGGTCCTGGTTCTGGCCGGCGGCGGTTTGTGGCTGTACAACATGATGAACCAGGCTCCGCCGCCCGTGGCAAAGGTCTTGGTGCCATCGGTGACATCGCTGACCGAGAGTGAAGCCCTCCAGAAGCTCTACAACGCCGGGCTCAAACCCCAGCTCAGCCGGATGCAGCACGAGACTATCGCCAAGGGCATCGCCGTCGGCACTGTGCCGGCGACAGGGAGCTCACTGGACCCGAATTCGGAAATCACCCTCAACATTTCCGAAGGCCCCAGCGTCATCACCATCCCCGCGGACCTGCCCGGGCGGACCGAAGCTGCTGCCCGCGATGTGTTGCGCCAGAAAGGCCTTGCCGGAGCACCCGGCACCACGATGGCCAACAGCGCCACGGTCCCGGCCGGCATCGTGATCACAACCAACCCGGCGCCGGGGCAGAATGTTGCGGCCGGCAGCGCAGTGGAAATCATCGTGTCCACCGGCAAGGTGGCGGTCCCCCAGCTCGTCAGCCTCCCCATCGCCGAGGCTGAGGCCGCACTGAAGGCCCTGGGCCTCGGCATGAACGCCACTGAAGTCGAAAACTCCCAGGTGGAACCTGGCAAGGTCACCGGACAAGCTGACGCCGCCGATGCCTTGGTCGAACAGGGCAAGACCGTCGGCGTCACCGTGGCGAAAGCCCCCGCGCCCCCGCCTTCGCCAAGTCCAACCCCGACGCCGACCCCGACGCCCAGCAAGGGCGCCAAGGAAGGCGGATCGCTCCTGGGCGGGTTCTCCCGCTAG
- a CDS encoding FtsW/RodA/SpoVE family cell cycle protein translates to MTPIDPTPRPRRNIELVLLVLALAVGIGANALVGVDKQKAFDTDFWFQSSLLAAAALAFHIVLRFRAKYADPVILPLVVGLNGLGLAMIHRLDRVGEDTGNNQLRWTLVAMAVSIAVIWFLKDHRVLRRFTYISLAVSAVLLILPLVPGVSAGEILGARVWIKFGSMTFQPGEIAKITLAIFFAGYLSSNRDLILLAGRKVGPIQFPRFKDMGPMLAAWLVSIGVLIFQRDLGSSILFFGLFLVMIYVATSRISWVIIGVGLIAAGGFVASRVFSHVALRIDGWINAFTDEVYGREFGGSLQIVEGLFGMANGGLVGTGLGQGRPNLVPFANSDMIIASFGEELGLIGLFAIVLMYLLFFTRGFRAALGTRDAFGKLLATGLSFAVALQCFVVIGGVTRLIPLTGLTTPFLAAGGSSLLANWIIVGLLLMISHSARGPVDTTPLAPGEEPDAQKVTPAMPSKPAAVPRTGRNSPDAPTEAVKL, encoded by the coding sequence GTGACCCCCATCGATCCCACGCCCAGGCCGCGGCGCAATATCGAACTCGTCCTGCTGGTGCTGGCCCTCGCCGTCGGCATCGGCGCCAACGCCCTGGTGGGCGTGGACAAGCAGAAGGCTTTCGATACGGATTTCTGGTTCCAGTCGAGCCTGCTCGCCGCAGCCGCCCTGGCATTCCACATCGTGCTGCGCTTCCGCGCAAAATATGCCGATCCGGTAATACTTCCGCTGGTGGTGGGCCTCAACGGCCTCGGGCTGGCGATGATCCACCGGCTGGACCGTGTCGGGGAAGACACCGGCAACAACCAGTTGCGCTGGACCCTGGTGGCGATGGCCGTCTCGATTGCCGTCATCTGGTTCCTTAAAGACCACCGGGTCCTCCGCCGTTTCACCTATATCTCCCTCGCCGTCAGTGCGGTCCTGCTGATCCTGCCGCTGGTGCCCGGAGTATCGGCCGGTGAAATCCTGGGGGCGCGGGTCTGGATCAAGTTCGGCTCCATGACCTTCCAGCCCGGTGAAATCGCCAAGATCACCCTCGCAATATTCTTCGCCGGGTATCTTTCCTCCAACCGGGACCTCATCCTGCTGGCCGGCCGGAAGGTCGGGCCCATCCAGTTCCCGCGGTTCAAGGACATGGGCCCAATGCTCGCCGCCTGGCTGGTAAGCATCGGCGTGCTGATCTTCCAGCGCGACCTGGGCTCCTCGATCCTGTTCTTCGGCCTGTTCCTCGTGATGATCTACGTCGCCACGAGCCGCATCAGCTGGGTGATCATCGGCGTCGGGCTCATCGCTGCCGGCGGATTCGTCGCCTCCCGCGTCTTCTCCCACGTCGCGCTCCGGATTGACGGCTGGATCAACGCGTTCACCGACGAGGTCTACGGCCGGGAGTTCGGCGGCAGCCTGCAGATTGTCGAAGGGCTGTTCGGCATGGCGAACGGCGGACTAGTGGGCACCGGCCTCGGCCAGGGACGCCCCAATCTGGTTCCCTTCGCCAACAGCGACATGATCATTGCCTCCTTCGGAGAGGAACTGGGCCTGATCGGTCTCTTCGCGATCGTGCTGATGTACCTGCTTTTCTTCACCCGGGGTTTCCGCGCAGCGCTCGGCACCCGGGATGCGTTCGGGAAGCTGCTGGCCACCGGGCTCTCCTTCGCCGTCGCGCTGCAGTGCTTCGTCGTGATCGGCGGCGTCACCCGGCTTATTCCGCTCACCGGCCTCACCACCCCGTTCCTGGCCGCGGGCGGCTCATCGCTGCTGGCGAACTGGATCATCGTCGGCCTGTTGCTGATGATCTCGCACTCGGCGCGCGGCCCGGTGGATACCACCCCGCTGGCTCCCGGCGAAGAACCTGATGCACAGAAAGTCACTCCTGCCATGCCTTCCAAGCCGGCCGCCGTTCCCCGCACCGGACGGAACAGTCCGGACGCTCCCACCGAGGCGGTGAAGCTGTGA
- a CDS encoding FHA domain-containing protein: MSELTITALRFGFLLLLWVLIFSIVAAMRRDLMIGRKAAAGAPTARQVRKNPALAEPAAPVRQQPRQLVVTEGPLKGTTIPLAASPILLGRAQEATLVLEDDYASGRHARLFPQGSRWFIEDLGSTNGTYLADQQLTRALPVELGVPVRIGKTVIELRP; encoded by the coding sequence GTGAGCGAACTGACCATCACGGCCCTGCGCTTCGGCTTTCTCCTGCTCCTGTGGGTCCTCATCTTCAGCATCGTTGCCGCCATGCGCCGCGACCTCATGATCGGCCGCAAGGCAGCAGCAGGCGCCCCCACGGCGCGGCAGGTCCGCAAGAACCCCGCCCTGGCCGAGCCGGCCGCCCCGGTCAGGCAGCAGCCGCGCCAGCTTGTCGTGACCGAAGGTCCGCTCAAGGGCACGACGATCCCGCTGGCAGCCAGCCCCATCCTGCTCGGCCGCGCCCAGGAAGCCACCCTCGTGCTCGAGGATGACTACGCCTCGGGTCGCCACGCCCGCCTGTTCCCGCAGGGCAGCCGCTGGTTCATCGAGGATCTTGGCTCCACCAACGGCACCTACCTGGCCGATCAGCAGCTCACCAGGGCACTGCCCGTGGAGCTCGGTGTCCCCGTGAGAATCGGCAAGACGGTCATCGAATTGAGGCCGTAG
- a CDS encoding PP2C family serine/threonine-protein phosphatase: MAAPDLPADRAEGKTTAPTRPLIMRYAARSDVGRVRAKNDDSAYVGRHLAVVADGMGGHAGGDVASAATVLDMIHLDKDDYDGDAGTVLADEIQTANSLLSELVHINPKLAGMGTTVTALLLAEGKLHFAHIGDSRAYRLRNGEFEQVSVDHTFVQRLIDEGRLRPEEAETHPHKNVLMRVLGDVDASPELDLDTLDVEPGERWLLCSDGLNYVAGHVVERTVRETRNLRECVELLVDLTLEAGAPDNVTVVMLEIAEQTTDDIRTAAVEIIPAQSPSTVTATVSGDAPRRTGSTFGAAKTVEAPQKTSDAGTAGGSPVAALAGDAASPVPPKEPDAPTEGGAAEENPDRGATGKAEPATSTDPHLGEHLSAEVLREELSGRPHELVGAAAAAAESGSIPTIAGRTMARRAATVLTHKSEQAKDEADEYRPVGRPRRWVTVSIAAAIVALLTVGLWLGYAWTQTRYYIGEHNQHVAIFNGVSQRLGPIQLSTLEAETEIRMSDLPEFSQQRVRQTVPARDLYDAQRIVKNLERTGTMAPADECITPSPTPPTPAATASPGATASPGAAGTATPSPSAPVCEVGR, translated from the coding sequence ATGGCTGCCCCGGATCTTCCCGCAGACAGGGCTGAAGGCAAAACAACTGCCCCCACGCGGCCCCTCATCATGCGTTACGCCGCGCGTTCCGACGTCGGCCGTGTGCGTGCGAAAAACGACGACTCCGCCTACGTTGGCCGACACCTCGCCGTCGTCGCCGACGGCATGGGCGGACACGCCGGCGGTGATGTCGCCTCCGCCGCCACCGTGCTGGACATGATCCATCTCGACAAGGATGACTACGACGGCGATGCCGGCACCGTCCTGGCCGACGAGATCCAGACTGCCAATTCCCTGCTCTCCGAGCTCGTCCACATCAATCCCAAGCTGGCAGGCATGGGCACTACCGTCACGGCCCTCCTCCTGGCCGAAGGCAAGCTGCACTTCGCCCATATTGGCGATTCCCGGGCGTACCGGCTGCGGAACGGCGAATTCGAACAGGTCAGTGTCGACCACACGTTCGTCCAGCGCCTCATCGATGAAGGCCGGCTCCGGCCCGAGGAAGCGGAAACTCATCCGCACAAGAACGTCCTGATGCGCGTTCTCGGCGACGTCGATGCGAGCCCGGAACTGGACCTGGATACCCTCGATGTCGAACCGGGTGAGCGCTGGCTGCTCTGTTCCGACGGCCTGAACTACGTAGCTGGCCACGTCGTGGAGCGCACAGTCCGCGAAACCAGAAACCTCCGCGAATGCGTTGAACTCCTGGTTGATCTCACCCTCGAGGCCGGCGCCCCGGACAACGTCACGGTCGTGATGCTGGAAATCGCCGAACAGACGACCGACGACATCCGGACCGCCGCCGTCGAGATTATCCCCGCCCAATCGCCCTCCACGGTGACCGCGACGGTGTCCGGAGACGCCCCGCGACGGACCGGTAGCACCTTTGGGGCCGCGAAGACTGTCGAAGCCCCGCAGAAGACCTCCGACGCCGGCACAGCCGGCGGATCCCCCGTGGCCGCGCTGGCCGGCGACGCAGCAAGCCCGGTCCCGCCCAAGGAACCGGACGCTCCAACGGAAGGCGGCGCGGCGGAGGAAAATCCGGACCGCGGCGCCACCGGCAAGGCAGAACCAGCGACTTCGACCGATCCGCACCTGGGCGAACATCTTTCCGCCGAAGTGCTCCGCGAGGAACTTTCCGGCCGCCCCCACGAGCTCGTGGGTGCTGCGGCGGCTGCCGCGGAATCCGGGTCTATCCCCACCATCGCGGGGCGCACCATGGCCCGCCGGGCGGCCACGGTTCTCACCCACAAGTCGGAGCAGGCGAAGGACGAGGCCGATGAGTACAGGCCGGTCGGCCGGCCCCGCCGCTGGGTGACAGTCTCCATCGCCGCCGCCATCGTGGCCCTTCTGACGGTGGGTCTGTGGCTGGGCTATGCCTGGACGCAGACGCGGTACTACATCGGGGAGCATAACCAGCACGTGGCCATCTTCAACGGGGTCTCCCAGCGCCTGGGGCCCATCCAGCTTTCCACCCTCGAAGCGGAGACCGAAATCCGGATGTCAGATCTCCCCGAATTCTCGCAGCAGCGGGTGCGCCAGACCGTCCCGGCCCGGGATCTGTATGACGCCCAGCGGATCGTAAAGAACCTCGAACGCACCGGTACCATGGCCCCGGCGGACGAGTGCATCACTCCCTCGCCGACGCCCCCCACCCCCGCCGCGACGGCGAGCCCGGGTGCCACGGCGAGCCCCGGCGCGGCCGGCACTGCCACACCGTCCCCCTCCGCCCCGGTCTGTGAGGTGGGCCGGTGA
- a CDS encoding aminodeoxychorismate/anthranilate synthase component II: MSTTKILVVDNYDSFVYTLVGYLQELGAETTVVRNDDVTLAEAIELAEARDGVLISPGPGNPAGAGVCIELIKWCGSHNKPMLGVCLGHQALAEAYGGTVTHAPELMHGKTSLVEHHGNSVFTGLPSPFTATRYHSLAAVRESIPDVLEITAETATGVVMGLQHRTAPLCGVQFHPESVLTEGGYQMLGNWLESLGMAGAAQRASALSPLIKH, encoded by the coding sequence ATGAGCACAACCAAGATCCTCGTCGTCGACAACTACGACAGCTTTGTCTACACCCTGGTGGGGTACCTGCAGGAACTCGGCGCGGAGACCACTGTGGTCCGCAACGACGACGTCACCCTGGCCGAGGCGATCGAGCTCGCGGAAGCCCGCGACGGCGTCCTCATCTCCCCGGGTCCCGGGAACCCTGCCGGGGCGGGGGTCTGCATTGAACTTATTAAGTGGTGCGGCAGCCACAACAAGCCCATGCTGGGAGTCTGCCTGGGCCACCAGGCACTGGCTGAAGCGTACGGGGGAACTGTCACGCACGCGCCCGAGCTGATGCACGGCAAGACATCCCTCGTGGAGCACCACGGCAACAGTGTGTTTACCGGGCTGCCGTCGCCCTTCACCGCGACCCGCTACCATTCCCTCGCCGCCGTCCGGGAAAGTATCCCGGACGTCCTGGAGATCACCGCGGAGACGGCCACCGGAGTGGTCATGGGGCTGCAGCACCGCACGGCGCCCCTCTGCGGCGTCCAGTTCCACCCGGAGTCCGTGCTCACCGAAGGCGGCTACCAGATGCTCGGCAACTGGCTTGAGTCCCTCGGCATGGCCGGAGCTGCGCAGCGGGCCTCGGCCCTGAGCCCGCTAATCAAGCACTAG
- a CDS encoding DUF3662 and FHA domain-containing protein: protein MGLLDKVERGIEKAVRGVFSTGSRAQVEPVEIASHLRREVDNKAITIAAGRTLAPNVFDVLLSDDDFQRAQEWGTPLAEELCDVVINHVRSQGYTLQGPVRISFRRDEERRAGDFEIKSRTEKSSSPAAPAQPAHTGMPAAPTRQPSRMQPVLDIDGQRYSLNAPSIVLGRSSDADILIDDTGVSRRHLEIRTGPGTAQAVDLGSTNGSYVNGHKIVGSSELTDGSTITMGRTKIIYRLLPASPGGRQ, encoded by the coding sequence ATGGGATTGCTGGACAAAGTCGAGCGCGGCATCGAAAAGGCCGTCCGCGGAGTCTTCTCCACCGGTTCTCGCGCCCAGGTTGAGCCTGTCGAGATCGCGAGCCACCTCCGCCGTGAGGTGGACAATAAGGCCATCACTATCGCCGCGGGGCGGACCCTGGCCCCCAACGTCTTCGATGTCCTCCTCAGCGACGACGATTTCCAGCGGGCCCAGGAATGGGGAACCCCGCTCGCCGAAGAACTGTGCGACGTCGTCATTAACCACGTGCGCAGCCAGGGCTACACGCTGCAGGGTCCGGTCCGGATCAGTTTCCGCCGCGACGAGGAACGCCGCGCCGGAGACTTCGAGATCAAGTCGCGGACCGAAAAGTCCTCGTCGCCCGCCGCGCCGGCCCAGCCCGCCCACACCGGCATGCCTGCCGCGCCCACGCGCCAGCCCTCCCGGATGCAGCCCGTGCTGGACATCGACGGGCAGCGCTACTCCCTCAACGCGCCCTCGATCGTCCTGGGCCGCTCCTCCGACGCAGACATCCTCATTGACGACACCGGCGTTTCCCGCCGCCATCTGGAAATCCGTACGGGGCCGGGCACTGCCCAGGCAGTCGATCTCGGCTCCACGAACGGCAGCTACGTCAACGGCCACAAGATCGTGGGCTCCTCGGAACTCACCGACGGCTCCACGATCACGATGGGACGGACCAAGATCATCTACCGCCTTTTGCCCGCCAGCCCAGGCGGCCGCCAGTGA
- a CDS encoding penicillin-binding protein 2, whose translation MNQAIRNAWIASIAMFVLIFGALSYVQVIGADALEANAWNKRTLLANYCNDRGAIIVGGAPVAESVPATESCKFQRTYTQPEPYAGITGYFSRSFGVTGLESSMNKELAGSSDQQFLDRVGQLFLGNQPKGASVELTLDPKIQKLAFDLIPDGQRGSIVVTNPKTGAIIAMVSKPSYDPNLIATHDPVAEAANFAELNKVPGINLNQNVSGPTGALLAPGSVFKIIDTSAALRSGKYNKDSILPNPAEMTFPGIQYTLPNYAGGNCYTRDTATFAFALQQSCNTPFASIALDLNQKAIADEAEKFGFGEKFGDQLKLDSAASFFPTEELDDASLAQSSIGQRDVRATPLQINQMTAAIANNGVQMQPNLIRAVRSPDLRPISEPKPQVLRTSTTPDIARQINEWMVSVVDDGIASKAAVRGVKVAGKTGTAELGDGLNNSWFTGFAPANDPQVAVTIVIEGVDITTGAKLTSPNAKKIFEAVLNK comes from the coding sequence GTGAACCAAGCCATCCGCAACGCCTGGATAGCCTCGATCGCCATGTTCGTGCTCATCTTCGGCGCCCTCAGCTACGTCCAGGTCATCGGCGCAGACGCCCTGGAGGCCAATGCCTGGAACAAGCGCACCCTCCTGGCGAACTACTGCAACGACCGCGGTGCCATCATCGTTGGCGGCGCCCCCGTGGCGGAGTCCGTACCCGCCACGGAGAGCTGCAAGTTCCAGCGCACCTACACGCAGCCCGAGCCGTACGCCGGCATCACCGGCTACTTCTCCAGGAGCTTCGGCGTGACCGGGCTGGAGAGCTCAATGAACAAGGAGCTCGCGGGCAGCTCGGACCAGCAGTTCCTGGACCGGGTCGGCCAGCTCTTCCTGGGCAACCAGCCCAAGGGTGCCTCCGTGGAACTCACGCTCGACCCCAAAATCCAGAAGCTCGCCTTCGACCTCATCCCGGACGGCCAGCGCGGATCGATCGTGGTGACCAACCCGAAGACCGGCGCGATCATCGCCATGGTGTCCAAGCCTTCTTACGACCCCAACCTGATCGCCACGCATGATCCGGTGGCTGAGGCCGCCAACTTCGCCGAGCTCAACAAGGTCCCCGGGATCAACCTGAACCAGAACGTCAGCGGCCCTACCGGGGCCTTGCTGGCACCCGGGTCGGTTTTCAAGATCATCGACACATCCGCCGCGCTCAGATCCGGGAAATACAACAAGGACAGCATTCTGCCCAACCCGGCGGAAATGACCTTCCCCGGCATCCAGTACACGTTGCCCAACTACGCCGGCGGCAACTGCTACACCCGCGATACGGCGACTTTTGCCTTCGCCCTGCAACAGTCCTGCAACACCCCCTTCGCCAGCATCGCCCTGGACCTGAACCAGAAGGCCATTGCGGACGAGGCGGAGAAGTTCGGCTTCGGGGAAAAATTCGGCGACCAGCTAAAGCTGGACTCCGCGGCGAGTTTCTTCCCGACCGAAGAACTGGATGACGCCAGCCTCGCCCAGTCGTCAATCGGCCAGCGGGACGTCCGGGCCACCCCGCTGCAGATCAACCAGATGACCGCCGCGATCGCCAACAACGGCGTGCAGATGCAGCCGAACCTGATCAGGGCCGTGCGTTCCCCCGACCTGCGGCCTATCAGTGAGCCCAAGCCACAGGTCCTGCGGACCTCCACCACGCCGGACATTGCCCGGCAGATCAACGAGTGGATGGTCAGCGTCGTCGACGACGGCATCGCCAGCAAGGCGGCAGTCCGCGGCGTGAAGGTGGCCGGCAAGACCGGTACCGCAGAACTTGGAGACGGCTTGAACAACTCATGGTTTACCGGGTTCGCCCCGGCGAATGACCCGCAGGTGGCTGTCACAATCGTCATTGAAGGCGTAGACATCACCACCGGCGCAAAGCTAACCAGTCCGAACGCGAAGAAGATTTTTGAGGCGGTGTTGAATAAGTGA